In the genome of Candidatus Bathyarchaeota archaeon, the window TTTCTCTGGGTCCAAAGCGTTCAACTTTTCCTATTGCCAAAGTATACTCCTCTAAATTGGTGTCGCTGTGAACTTCAACTATATAAATTCCCGCTTCAACATTAGCTTCGTAGATTGGTCCTTGAAGGTACCAATCTCCTCCATACTCCTCATACCATTTAGTCCAATTTTGATAATCATGCATTTTTACTATCTTTTCACCATTTTTCCAAATATGAAATTCAACATTTGGTGTCTCTTCCTGCCCAATATATGGAACCAATAAACTAACGTATAGAGAGAATGCTTCATCCGATTCTATTTTGTATAATTGAGGAGAACCTTGCAGTTTACCATAGTAAGCATAACTTATCTCAGGTTCTTCTATAATTATAGGATATGTTGTATAATCTCTATCCTCGATAACAATTTCTGGTATATGCGCAACACTAAAGGATATTAAGACTGAAGAAACAATTAAGAAAATTAAAATCAGTATTCCTTTTTTCATATGTCAATCATGCACTTTTAATTTTATAAATTTAATGCTGACTTTTACGGTCTTAGTGCACGCGCTAATTAAATTATATATGGGTCCTAACCAGAATTCACTTCGAAAGCGCGCGCTTTTGAAAGTTATAAGAATGGTTAAATGGCAGAGCGCGCTTTTTCTTAGAATTATTTAAATATTTAAAAAGATTTTCCAATCTTTGGAATGAGCAAACAATGTATGTAACAGAAATTTTTGTCTATTGGATTGGTGCGATTATCTTTCTTTTTTCAACTATGGTTTTTCTTCTAAACAGTAGACGAAGGTCTGCAAATAGGTTTATAGTGGCATCGGAGATTTTCGTTAGTTATCTTACCGCTATTTCCTATGTCGTTATGGCGTTAGCAATGGCAACTATGATTTCACCTTTTGGAGGAGTTATTTATTGGAGTCGATGGCTGTTTTACATGGGGAGTTGTAGCATTTTAGCTCTAAATGTTGCGGTGATCTTTGGTAAGAATGATATAGGTGACTTTTTTGAGATTTCCTTTTTGACGAGTCTTGTTATGTTTTGTGGTTTTTTAGCAAGTTATTTAACTAGTAGTGAGAAGTGGATATTTTTCGGACTTAGTTCAGGAGCTTATATGGGATTATTATACGTCTTGTTCAGAAATGTGAATTATAAGGCTAATACCTCAAGAAGATTGATTATGTGGTGGGTGGTTATTTTCTGGTCGCTGTTTCCTGTTATATGGGTCTTCGCTCCAACTGGTTTTGGAATTGTGTCAACATTTATTGAATCTGTCGGGTATTTACTTTTAGATATAATTACAAAGGTCGCTTTTGGTCTATTTCTCGTATATAAACATAGAAGTTTTTGATTTGGCATGCGCTCTCTCCATAGTCGACCTATAAATGTAGACTGGGCAGTGTCCATTTCTTAGGTAGATATGGAGACTGTAAGCATGGTTAATTTTATTTTCTCATATTCGTTGGGTACCCTATACTATTTACTATGAATTTACTCCTACTGCAACAACAACTGCTCATATCGAATTCTTCATGTTTCTAATTTATAGTGGTGTTCTTGGATATCTCTATATAGGATTCTTCAAGTTTCTAATT includes:
- a CDS encoding bacteriorhodopsin, producing the protein MYVTEIFVYWIGAIIFLFSTMVFLLNSRRRSANRFIVASEIFVSYLTAISYVVMALAMATMISPFGGVIYWSRWLFYMGSCSILALNVAVIFGKNDIGDFFEISFLTSLVMFCGFLASYLTSSEKWIFFGLSSGAYMGLLYVLFRNVNYKANTSRRLIMWWVVIFWSLFPVIWVFAPTGFGIVSTFIESVGYLLLDIITKVAFGLFLVYKHRSF